Sequence from the Qipengyuania pelagi genome:
CGATCCGAAGTCGGGGTTGATCGGTACGGTGAGGATGGCGCGGGCGAGGGCGACGTCCTCGGTTTCGAGGCCCGAGCGTTCCGGGCCGAACAGGATCGCGCTGCGGCCCGCGGCGCCTGCCATTTCGCGCGCCGCTTCCTCGGGCGTGACGACCGGCTTGGTCACCCCGCGTTTGCGCACCGTCGTTGCATAGACATGGGCGCAATCGGCCACCGCCTCGGCCGTGGTTTCGAAGACGCTGGCGCGCTCCAGAACCACATTCGCTCCCGCAGCGGCCGGCCCGGCGGAGGGGTTCGGCCACCCGTCGCGCGGCGCGACCAGGCGCATTTCGACCAGCCCGAAATTGAGCATCGCGCGCGCGGCCTTGCCGATATTCTCGCCCAATTGCGGGCGGACCAGGACGATGACGGGCTTTTCGGCCATTCTATTCAGCCCGGCGTCCGTCGGCGGCTTCCTGAACCGTGCTCGCGAATTCCTCGAAGTCGCGTGCCTCGCTGAAATCGCGATAGACGCTGGCGAAGCGGATATAGGCGACACTGTCCAGCTGGCGCAGGCCGTCCATCACCATCTCGCCGATGCGTTTCGACGGGATTTCGGCCTCTCCAGCGGTTTCGACCTGGCGCTGGATGCCGGAGACGAGCTGGTCGATCCGTTCCTGATCGACGCTGCGCTTGCGGCAGGCGAGGGCGATCGACTGTTCCAGTTTGCCCCGATCGAAAGGCTGGCGGCGTGCTTCCTTGCCCTCACCACCCGACTTCACCACAGTCACCTCGCGCAATTGGACGCGTTCGAAGGTGGTGAAGCGCGCGCCGCAGCTGGCGCATTGCCGCCGCCGCCGGATCGCGGAATTGTCTTCCGTCGGGCGGCTGTCCTTGACCTGGCTGTCTTCATTGGCGCAAAATGGGCAGCGCATTCAGAGGCTTACTTCTTGATTCTGTTGTAGAATGCGAAGCCCGCCCCGACGATGGCGCCTACAGGGAGCGTTACCACCGGCAACAAAGCACCGGCAAGGGCACCGATCGCGGCCCCGGCAAGGACAGGCTTGGTCGAAGGATGGTCCATGCCGCCCTTCGCCATGCCGGAGACTTCCGCCTTCGCGTCTTCGACCCAGTCGTTGCGGCGCGGTTCTCGATTGTCCATGTCGTCCTCCTCAACGGCCCGGATAGACCGGGAATTTGTCGCACAATTCGCTGACACGATCGCGCACGCTTTCCTCGACGGCGGGGTCACCCTCCGCACCCTTGCTCGAAAGTCCTTCCACGACTTCGGCGATCAGCCTGCCGATGGTGCGGAATTCCTCGGTTCCGAAGCCGCGCGTCGTGCCTGCGGGTGTACCGAGACGCACGCCACTGGTCACGAAGGGGCTGCGCGTGTCGTAGGGGATGCCGTTCTTGTTGCAGGTCAGCCAGGCGCGATCGAGGCCCTTTTCGGCATCCTTGCCGGTCACGTCCTTGGCAGTGAGATCGACAAGCATTGAGTGATTGTCCGTCCCGCCCGAAACGACCCGAAGGCCGTTCTCCTCAAGGCTGGCGGCAAGGGCGCGCGCATTGGCGACCACAGCCACCGCATAGTCCTTGAAATCGGGCCGCAGCGCCTCCGCGAAAGCGACCGCCTTGGCAGCGACGATATGCATCAGCGGGCCGCCCTGCATTCCCGGAAAAACCGCCATGTTGATCGGCTTCGAAAGCTCGGGATCGTTCCACAGGATCACGCCCGAGCGGGGCCCGCGCAGGCTTTTGTGCGTCGTGGTCGTCACGACATGGGCGTGCGGGATGGGCGAGGGGTGGGCACCGCCCGCGACGAGGCCGGAAATGTGGCTCATATCGACCATCAGATAGGCGCCGACCTCGTCCGCGATCCGGCGGAAGGCTTCCCAGTCCCAGGTGCGCGAATAGGCAGTGCCGCCGGCGATGATCAGCTTGGGCTTGTGCGCCTTGGCCGTCGCCATGACCGCGTCCATGTCGATCAGCTCGTCCTCGCGGCGCACGCCGTAGCTGACCGGGTTGAACCACTTGCCGCTCATATTGACCGGCGATCCGTGAGTCAGATGCCCGCCCGAGTTCAAGTCGAGGCCCATGAAGGTGTCGCCGGGCTGGAGCAGGGCGAGGAAGACCGCCTGATTCATCTGGCTGCCGCTGTTCGGCTGCACATTGGCGAATTCGCAGCCGAACAGCTGCTTCGCACGCTCGATCGCCAGGGTCTCGACGACATCCGCGTAATCGCAGCCGCCATAGTAGCGCTTGCCGGGATAGCCCTCGGCATATTTGTTCGTGAAGACGCTGCCCGCGGCTTCCAGCACGGCGGAGGAGGCGATGTTCTCGCTCGCGATCAGCTCGATCTTGTCCTGCTGCCGCTTCAGCTCGTTGCGGATCGCACCGTAGATCTCGGGATCGGCTTCGGCGAGACTGTCATGCCAGAAGCGATCGGTGGGGGTGCGG
This genomic interval carries:
- a CDS encoding RNA methyltransferase translates to MAEKPVIVLVRPQLGENIGKAARAMLNFGLVEMRLVAPRDGWPNPSAGPAAAGANVVLERASVFETTAEAVADCAHVYATTVRKRGVTKPVVTPEEAAREMAGAAGRSAILFGPERSGLETEDVALARAILTVPINPDFGSLNLAQAVILCAYEWSKHEGLVQPTQEDLLPPAPQEELDGLISHLETMLEPRGYFLPESRTEATRRTLRGVLTKPGWNHLEVRTLRGVLSSLQRGPKPDLKP
- the nrdR gene encoding transcriptional regulator NrdR, producing MRCPFCANEDSQVKDSRPTEDNSAIRRRRQCASCGARFTTFERVQLREVTVVKSGGEGKEARRQPFDRGKLEQSIALACRKRSVDQERIDQLVSGIQRQVETAGEAEIPSKRIGEMVMDGLRQLDSVAYIRFASVYRDFSEARDFEEFASTVQEAADGRRAE
- the glyA gene encoding serine hydroxymethyltransferase gives rise to the protein MATQPAPDQSRTPTDRFWHDSLAEADPEIYGAIRNELKRQQDKIELIASENIASSAVLEAAGSVFTNKYAEGYPGKRYYGGCDYADVVETLAIERAKQLFGCEFANVQPNSGSQMNQAVFLALLQPGDTFMGLDLNSGGHLTHGSPVNMSGKWFNPVSYGVRREDELIDMDAVMATAKAHKPKLIIAGGTAYSRTWDWEAFRRIADEVGAYLMVDMSHISGLVAGGAHPSPIPHAHVVTTTTHKSLRGPRSGVILWNDPELSKPINMAVFPGMQGGPLMHIVAAKAVAFAEALRPDFKDYAVAVVANARALAASLEENGLRVVSGGTDNHSMLVDLTAKDVTGKDAEKGLDRAWLTCNKNGIPYDTRSPFVTSGVRLGTPAGTTRGFGTEEFRTIGRLIAEVVEGLSSKGAEGDPAVEESVRDRVSELCDKFPVYPGR